A segment of the Microcoleus sp. AS-A8 genome:
AAGATAATCCACTGGTTAATTTTGGCTTGTTCTTCTAGAGACGACGGCATATTGCCGTACTTTTGAGCCAAATAGAACAGAATCGCGCCCGATTCCCAAAGCTGAAAGTCTCCATCGACAATCGCTGGGACTTTCCCGATGGGGTTAATCGCCAAGTATTCGGGTTGCCGATGTTCCCCAGCTTGTAGATCGAGCAAGATAAATTCGTAGGGGATTCCTAGCTCTTCTAGGTACCATTGGACAATGGATGCCCGACTGCGAGCACCGCCATAAAGTTTCAGCATTACGGTAGTCGTTTAAAGGACTTTATGAGTATACTCGTGCTGTTTGACATCGTCTTCTTGGCGGACGACTCGCGTCTGATTCAGTACTCGTTTACGTTCTGTAGAGTAGTTGAAGTCATGACGTGTCGTGCCTAAGGGAATATGGGTTTGAGCCTCCTTCCGGCTCTGGTAAGTGCGTGCTGCCGCGATCGCTCGTTCGGCAAAATCATCACAAAACTGAGACGCGGGAGGAAACTCAGCAGGTTTCTGGAGCGAATTTTCCGTGAGCAGCTCACCGAGGGTCGTTCCACAAGCTAATGAATAAGATGTCGCAATTCCCTTTAAAATAGCTTCTAGAGCTGCTGAGGGGATAGGCTCAATCACTTTGACTTCGTGAACTTCACCATCCTCTTTGATAAAGCAGGTGGCTAAACCCACAACCAGGTAGCTATTGGTTGAAACATCAGGGGCCTGATCCAAGGACATTGCAGCTGCCATAAGACTCTTCTTTAGTTAATTTAGTTAACGAGGAAAAAACCGACCAATCAAGGGGTTCGGTTGCATTCTACCAGCATCTACATTTCCGTGGGAGAGGGTGACGGAAGCTGGAGCCAGCAGGTGTGGGAAGTAAAGAGTTGTGTCCCATCCTAATTTTGAGTCGAAGAATTTCCCCCTCCCTGAGTGTTTTCCTCTTTTGTGTGCTTTATCCCCGTCTTCATGGCTTGTGCCAATTCCTAAAGGTTCACACACCGAGGCGGTTTTCCGAACGCAAGGAAGAGGGAATCGAGGGTGTCGTTACGTTAGGCTTCAGGAAATCAGCCCATCGAACTTGTAGCGTTTTGGAGATACTTCAAAACGGGAAGGATAGTCTGGCTGCTTTTTTCAGAACATCAAGACGCCTAAGTAAGTGACACATTTAGACCAAACAGCAGGGTGCTGCCAGCCATAAGGTTGATGATAGATAGGCCGCAGGTACAGTTGAGGACGATATGAACGCTCATGCTTTTGTAAACCAGGAAGACCAAAATAGACAATGGTTCCCCATGCCTCGTCAAGAAAGGCGTTTGGTTTCAGTCCAAAGGATATCGGGGAAAGCTTGTCAACAGTCCGATCAAAGCCTACGCGCTTCCGCACATCGCAAAGCGAAACGGGGCGATTACATGGGTGCGATCGCGTTACTCACCCAGTTAATTACACGTCACCCCAAACACGCCATTGACTACAACAACCGAGGGTTAATTTACTCCCAAAGTGGTCAAGGAGAAAAAGCATTGGCTGATTATAACAAGGCTCTGGAACTGAATCCCGAATTGGATAATGCTTACAACAATCGCGCTAATTACTATGCCTCGAATGGCAAACTAGCAGAAGCTCTCACAGATTATGAAACAGCCCTTGATTTGAATCCGGGCAATACTCGCACTTGGATTAATCAAGCGATCACGTTCCGCGAACTGGGGTTATATGACTTAGCCCTAGAAAACCTCGATATGGCTTTAATGCTGGGAGGCTTGGAAGAGAATATCTATGCCGAACGAGGTCGAACTTACCATTTGCGCGGCGACTGGAATTGTGCGATCGCCGACTATCAGCGTGCCCTCTCTAAGATGACAGCATCGGGTTTGGTGGGTCGTTTGTATCGGAATGTGGAAAGCTGGATGAATGAGTTACTCAAGCCGCTAACCGCTTGAAGTTCAACATCGATCTGGGGAATAGAAAACTATTGAATCTTATGCCACTCTAGCCCCATTTTGTCGGCTTTGGTCATTGTAGGTTAACCCCGGCTACCTGCCTTCCCTAGTTATCTTCCTTGGGGGTTTGATCTTGTAAGACAACCGGATGTTGATTTTGGTCAACGCGATAGCTCTGTTCTTGCATGACGCTCTTGGTTTGTCTAGAGTCAAATGTGCGACCAAAGTCGGCACGTAAGCCCTTAACACGCTCCTCTGTGCGCTTTACTTCTGTTCGCACTTCTCGCAGCTTGGCTTGCTGTGACAGGTGATAAGGCAACAGTTTGACCAATCCGGCGATTGCCGCGGTACAGAGCACCAAATTTACAACTAACCTAGCGGTCGTTTCACCGGCAACAGCTTGATGAGAGTGACGGCGCTGACGGCCTTGAGTCCGATGAGCCATCCGACGGGTTTCTACAGGTTGCTGAGTGGGTGTAGGCGGTTGAAATGCGTTCATGGTGTACGTGAATACCGTGCTGGCGAACTATCGCCGAAGACTCTAGGATAGCGCTTTGAGCATACACTCCTATGTGATACAGCTACTTTGTCTTACACGGTCAATCAAGAGCCAAGCGACAAAGAGCCTATCAAAGGCAGTGGCACGCCGATGTTATCAGATAATTTACAGCACCTTGCTGCAATTATCAGGAAAACTTAAGGGCTTGCCCATAGCGTCAGAGCATCGTCCGGGAGTTCAGTTCTAGATTTTGAACTCTCGCTACGTGAAGAAACTTCTATCTTATAGCCCTCAACAGCCTATCGCTTGCCTGAAGATAAGCTCTTTGTCGCTTCAGAGCGGCAACTCTACTTGTAGAGTTCCGTCGCCAACCGGAAGGCCAAGATTCCGGGGATCAAGGCTACAACAAGAGCCACGTAAACTTGGGTATCTGATAATGCCATTTTGAATATCTCCTGATTTCAAGGGTAATCACCCATTAATTTGCGCCAAATCGACTCCCAGCGAAATATCTTGTTACAAGATGCAATATAAATCCTGAGTGATTCAACCGCTCCTGTTGAGCTGATAAGATTGACAAAGGACTTCTCGTTGAGCCAAAAATCCCATGGAGCGAAGCGCATGGGAGGGTCAAGGTTCGGCAAGAAATACGACAAGAGGTTAAGCTGGGTTCAGGAAGACCTTTTTTGGGCCCACTTTGAGCAGCGTGTGCCCCATAGAAAAAGTTGGTAATTCTCCGTTTTGCATAACTTTTAATGCTAGACCAAATTTTTAACTCCCCTTTCGATGTTGGACTAGAAGCTCCAGTGGTGCTGCTGATTCTAATCGCCCTAGAGGCAGTACTCAGCGCGGATAATGCGATCGCATTGGCCGCGATCGCCGCCGGGTTAGAAGATCCCAAGCTTCAGCGTAATGCCCTCAACTTGGGGTTAGTAGGAGCCTACATCCTGCGAATTACCCTGATTCTCACAGCGACTTGGGTCGTGCAATTCTGGCAGTTTGAGCTCTTGGGAGCCGCTTATCTACTATGGTTGGTTTTCGAGCACTTCACATCCGAAGAGGATGACGAACATCAGCATCATGGGCCTCGATTTACCTCCCTGTGGCAAGCTATACCGATTATTGCTGTAACCGATTTGGCGTTTTCTCTGGATAGTGTGACAACGGCGATCGCAATCTCAGATAAAACCTGGCTTGTGATTATCGGTGGCACGATTGGCGTGATTACCCTACGTTTCATGGCAGGGTTATTCATCCGTTGGCTCAAAGAATACCTCTATCTTGAGGATGCAGGCTATATTACCGTTGGGTTTGTCGGGTTGCGCCTCCTTGTCAGAGCGATTAAACCGGAACTGGTTCCCCCTGAATGGTTGATGATTGCCGCAATTGCCTTGGTGTTCATGTGGGGATTTTCCAAGCGCACCGAGGTTGAGTTACCCACAGAAGATCAGAAGGTGGAATTACCGACCGAGAATGAATTTAAGGACGCTGAAGAGGTCACTGAGGTAAGATAGCCAAACTTTAAGGGCACGACAATGTCGTGCCCCTACCCTGTTAAAGATCAAGCAAGACAGGATTATTCGTACAACCAGGGTGTTAAGGTTGGTTGCCAGTTTGCGAGTTCCTCTTCCTTAAACCAGAGGCCAATCTCGTGTTGCGCTGTCTCCGGCGCATCTGAACCGTGAATCAGGTTGCGACCGACGGTGACACCATAATCACCGCGAATCGTACCCGGTTCAGCATTGAGGGGGTTGGTGGCACCAATGATCTTTCTCGCTGAGGCAATCACACCGTTTCCTTCCCAAACCATTGCCACCACCGGTCCAGAGATGATGAACTCGACGAGTCCGGGAAAAAAGGGTCGTTCTTTGTGAACGTCGTAGTGTTTTTCTGCAAGTTCCTTGCTCACACTCATCAGCTTTAGCCCAACCAGAGTAAAGCCTTTTGCCTCAAAACGCCGGATGATTTCACCCACAAGGTTACGCTGTACGCCATCCGGCTTAATCATGAGAAATGTGCGTTCCAAGTTTCTCTCCTCAATTTTTTCAACAAATCACCAAACCCAGATTAGACCAGAAAGCTACCAAGCACCCAATCCTTAATCATTGGCTGGGGGTTTTTGAAACCGATTGGGTATGACTCGTATTGGCTTAGGGAGATTTATGTCGTTCCAGCGCCAAGTCAATTAATTGGTTCACCAATTGGGGGAAAGGAATCCCTGTTGCAGCCCATAGTTGAGGGTACATACTGGTAGCTGTGAAACCGGGCATCGTATTGATTTCGTTAATTAAGACTTCTCCAGTCTCTTCGACGTAGAAGAAGTCCACCCGTGCTAATCCGGCAGCATCAACGGCAGCGAATGCCTGAAGTGCCATTTCTTGAATCTTGCTGGCAACGGTATCGGGTAGGGGGGCTGGGATTAATAAATCGGCTTGTCCTTCGGTGTATTTGGTTTCGTAGTCATAAAAATCACTTTTATAAGTAATTTCCCCAACCACGGAAGCTTTAGGCTGGTCGTTACCCAACACCGCACACTCGACTTCCCGCGCCACAACACCGGCTTCCACGATGATCCGTCGGTCGTAGCTAGCCGCATTATCCAAAGCGGCTTCTAATTCAGGGCGCGATCGCACTTTAGCAATCCCGACCGATGACCCTAGGTTAGCCGGTTTGACAAAACAGGGATAGCCTAAGGTTTGCTCAATTTGGTCACAAAGTTTGGGGAAGACACAGGGATTCGACCAAATCTGGGAACGGTTCACCGCCATGTATTTGACTTGTGGCAACCCAGCTTGAGTAAATGCCATTTTCATGGCAATTTTATCCATCCCTAGGGCTGAACCCAGGACGTCAGAACCGACGAAGGGAACTTGCATTAACTTCAGTAAGCCTTGAATCGTGCCATCTTCGCCATTCGGGCCGTGCAGGATGGGGAACCAAACATCCACTTCAGCCCAGCCTATATTTTCACCGACGCGACTCAATTTAGAAGCACTAGCGGCAGAGGGTAAAATCTCAGTGCTAGTTGAGGAAGACTCAGAATCAGTTGTCGAAGTCGGAAGATACGCCTCATTTGTACCAGTTAACGGCAAAGGCTTACCCGATTCCAGGACGTGCTGAGCCAGTTCTCCCGATTGCCAGATGCCATCTTTTTGGATGTAAACTGGCAGCAGTTCGTAGTGATTGGCGTTTTGGTCGGAACTCAGGGCTTTTGCGATCGCCCGTGCCGAACTCATCGAAACTTCGTGTTCCCCGGAACACCCGCCAAACAGCAGACCGACCCGTATTTTTGCCATTAATCATACCTCCAGCACTCCTCTTCGCAGATAGCCTATCACAGCAGGCCGGCTTCGAGGTTTATCCACTCCCTGCTGCTCGTTATGGAGGCTGTCATGACTTTAAGCCGTCTGGAAGGTAATCCACAGCCAACCCACCCTACAAGCTACAATCGACTCCCTCTTCAATCGCGTAGCTCATGCTGAGGACGATTCTGCTTGTGAGAACGACGCCCTTTTACATACCATTTATGCCATTGATTAGAGCTGCGAATCGCCAAAAGCAGTAACAGTAAAGCGATTACTCCTCCCGACTGAGGGGAATCAAAGGCAAAAATCACCAACGCAATGCACAATACATCTTGAATAAAAACTACCCATAACGGCAAGCCTCGCAAACGGAAGAACCATCCCACTTGTACGAGTTGAAGTACAAACGCCAGTAAGCTACCAACAATGCCAACTATCCAGACGAATGGCTCTGGAGCTGCGGCTAACTGAGCAACCGTAATGCCCATTAGAGCTCCAACAAGAGGGCTTAAGATCAGTTGGCTAATTTGTAACACCCGCTGCCCCAGCAGTTTTTTGGAAGCAAATAGCTCAAATAAAGCCCAACTTGTTAGGATTCCCACTAAAACGGAGGGATGAATCCGAGACAGTAGCGGGATATGATACCAGAGGTTATCACTCTGCAATAAGCCAATGAGGAGAAGAGGCAGGGCAATTCTCATTCCTGCTGATGCCGAAGCCGAGAGTGCAGCGAGGAGTTCAATCATTGTTGCCTTGTGCCTGTGATAAAACTGCGGGGGCTACTCTCAACGTTAACCTACCCATACTTGAACGTCTGCTCTGATTGGGTTGGAAGGCGGTCGAGTCAAAATAAAAAAACTGTCTATCCTAGTGTAGTTGCTAATTTTATAATCGTGTTTTTTTTGTCAGTTCAGAATCGTGAATTTTTTCTTTTGAAAACAGAAATTGGCGGATGAAAAGTTTACATTTCGTTACATTTTGGGTGACTTAACGTCTACTTACTTAAGCTTGTGCGATCGCTTCCCAAACCTATTCCTCACCCTAAACTCCTGGCAGGAATGAACGCCTCATGCACAAGTCCACCTAAGAAAATGTAACAAAATATACAATTTACGTGCTTTCGACTAATTCTTTAGAAATAATGAAAGTAAGCACTGTTTCACTTGATAGTTTTCTCTCCTAACTTAGGAGAGCGTAGAAAAACCATTTGCCCCTAATCAAAAGCGATTTATCGCGTCTTACAAGCTTCGTGTAATACAAACAAGTCAACCACTCCATTCAGAGGGTGATTTGGTCGTTCGACATCTTCTATTTTGAGGAGATGTTGATGTAATACGCACCCCGCTTGCAATTTGCGATTGGAACTCTTGAGTTAAAGTAGCCTATCAAAAATAACTTCATCCTCCGGCGTAGTAAAACGTCGTTTCTCTAGAGAGTATTTGAAGAACGTTGTTCAAGTTATTTTTTGCAGGCGACTCAGGCGAGGAGTTCGAGACGGAATTACCTTGTCATTGGCACAAACAGCGCCGTACCAACCCAATTACGTAGCAGGAGAAAAATCAGAATGTCTGATTCATTGTTTTCTGATGCCAGCAAACGCTTAGAAAAAGCACTGAAATATGTATCACTTTCTGAGGATGTAACGGAATCCTTAAAGCGGCCCAAATCGAGCTTAAGTGTTTCAATTCCAGTACGAATGGATAATGGGAGTTTAAAAGTTTTTCAGGGGTATCGGGTGCGCTATGACGATACACGAGGGCCAGCTAAAGGGGGTGTACGGTATCATCCCAATGTTTCACTGGATGAAGTTCAATCTTTAGCATTTTGGATGACATTTAAGTGTGCCGTTCTCAATCTTCCCTTTGGCGGAGGCAAGGGTGGAATTACCGTCGATCCAAAAGCGCTATCAAAGTTTGAATTAGAACGATTGACACGAGGTTACATTGATGCAATCGCAGATTTCATTGGCCCTAATGTAGATATTCCTGCACCTGATGTTTACACCAATGCCATGATTATGGGCTGGATGATGGATCAATACAGTATCATTCGGCGTCAAATTACTCCTGCTGTGGTAACCGGTAAACCCCTGACGATGGGAGGTAGTCTGGGACGCGATAGCGCTACCGCAACCGGTGCTTTCTTTGTGATTGAATCGATGCTGCCCAAATTTGAAAAAGTTCCGCAGGAAACAACAGTTGCGATTCAAGGATTTGGGAACGCTGGTGGCATATTAGCCGAACTCCTGTATAAAGCTGGATACAAAGTTGTTGCCGTTAGCGACTCTCAAGGAGGAATTTATTCCAAACAAGGGCTAGATATTCCCCATATCCGAGAGCATAAAGCCTCAGGAAATGGAATTAAATCCGTCTATTGTAAGAGTAGCGTTTGTAATCTCGAAGACCATGAACTGCTAACCAATGAGGAACTTTTAGCTTTAGATGTAGATGTTCTCATTCCTTCCGCGTTGGAAAATCAAATTCATGAAGGAAATGTCAATGATATCAAAGCTAAATTTATCTTTGAGGCGGCGAATGGCCCCACCACATCTGCGGCTGATCAAGTTTTGGAAGATAAGGGAATTTATGTTTTTCCGGATATTTTAGTTAATGCCGGAGGCGTCACCGTTAGTTATTTTGAATGGGTACAAAACCGGAGTGGACTGTATTGGACACTCGATGAAGTGAATCAACGCATGAAGCAGAAGATGGTGGAAGAAACTCAACAGATTTGGTCAATATCTCAAGAATTCGGAATCTCGATGCGAACAGCCGCTTATGTTCATGCCTTGAACCGACTTGGGGAAGCACGGACAGCTAAGGGAACGAGAGATTACTATGTCAATGGGCGAAAATCCTAGCTCCCTAATTGACAGATAAGGCAGAAGGCAGACCGGAGATGAGAGTGAGGACAGAAGGCAGAAGGCAGACCGGAGATGAGAGTGAGGACAGAAGGCAGAAGGCAGACCGGAGATGAGAGTGAGGACAGAAGGCAGACCGGAGATGAGAGTGAGGACAGAAGGCACCGGAACTCATACGAGGAGGCAGAGGGCTTTTATGTTTATTAGTAGTACGTGGTTGTTTGAGCCGTTAAATCTGTCCTAACCTTTTTGGCGACAGCTATATTTTGCATCAATCATGTTACCAGCCAGGGACTTTAGTCTCTGGCTGATGGCTTAAGTTGTCTAAAAAAGACTACTATCGTTTCTAACTTGAACAACAAAGATTTGTAGAAGGAACAGAAGTTCTTTATAGATGTTGTTGGAGAGCAAAACAGAATCAACAATCTCTGTTCCAGTGCTGATGGCAAATCCGAGCTGTTAAAATCCAGGGAGTGCTGGGTTCAATTGCTATGAGTCATCTTGTTTCTAATCGAGTTACAGGTTCACGCCGCGTACACCCATTGCAACGCTTCTGGGTTCCTCGTCCATTCATGGCTCAAGGACTGCTCGTCGTATTACTGGGTACACTGGGGACGCCAGTTAGTGTTCAATCCCAAGTAGCGCTGAGAGTTGCACAAACTCAAGAGGCTCCCAAAACAAACCCTGTTACCCAACAATTACGAGGGCAATGGCAAACGAAAGACCCCACAACAGGTAAACTCATCACCTTCGTTTTTGCGCCGGACGGGAATTTATTTACCGTATTACCTGCACCTGATGGGTCTTCTGTTGCCATTAAATTTGCTTACAAAATTAATCCGACCACTCAACCGATGCAACTGGATATGATTGTCAGTCCTGAGCAAGTGGTGAAGACGATTTTTGAATTGACCCCTGAAGGCAAGCTGCATTTAGAATTAGAGGGTCTTAGCGCTGGAGAACCCAGACCGAATCAGTTTAGCTCCAAATCCACTCTATTTGAAAAGGTTTCGGATGTTGCGACTGTGCCTAAAGATGTGCAAGTGATTGCACTGGAAACGGAGAAAAGCAATGCAAGTCAAAGTGTCGTCAAACAATTCCTGACCATCTTGAGCCAAGCGCAGCAGGCTTACTATCTGAAAAATGGAAAGTTTGCCGCTGATATCGAAGAACTTAAGATTGTGACTAAC
Coding sequences within it:
- a CDS encoding glutathione S-transferase family protein; protein product: MLKLYGGARSRASIVQWYLEELGIPYEFILLDLQAGEHRQPEYLAINPIGKVPAIVDGDFQLWESGAILFYLAQKYGNMPSSLEEQAKINQWIIFGNATLGPGIFVEANREREMPKLMTPLNQILAKQPFLLGDEFSVVDVAVGSILSYIPIMLKLDLSEYPAVVDYMKRLSERPAFQKAIGGRK
- a CDS encoding tetratricopeptide repeat protein, coding for MNAHAFVNQEDQNRQWFPMPRQERRLVSVQRISGKACQQSDQSLRASAHRKAKRGDYMGAIALLTQLITRHPKHAIDYNNRGLIYSQSGQGEKALADYNKALELNPELDNAYNNRANYYASNGKLAEALTDYETALDLNPGNTRTWINQAITFRELGLYDLALENLDMALMLGGLEENIYAERGRTYHLRGDWNCAIADYQRALSKMTASGLVGRLYRNVESWMNELLKPLTA
- a CDS encoding D-alanine--D-alanine ligase — translated: MAKIRVGLLFGGCSGEHEVSMSSARAIAKALSSDQNANHYELLPVYIQKDGIWQSGELAQHVLESGKPLPLTGTNEAYLPTSTTDSESSSTSTEILPSAASASKLSRVGENIGWAEVDVWFPILHGPNGEDGTIQGLLKLMQVPFVGSDVLGSALGMDKIAMKMAFTQAGLPQVKYMAVNRSQIWSNPCVFPKLCDQIEQTLGYPCFVKPANLGSSVGIAKVRSRPELEAALDNAASYDRRIIVEAGVVAREVECAVLGNDQPKASVVGEITYKSDFYDYETKYTEGQADLLIPAPLPDTVASKIQEMALQAFAAVDAAGLARVDFFYVEETGEVLINEINTMPGFTATSMYPQLWAATGIPFPQLVNQLIDLALERHKSP
- a CDS encoding DUF475 domain-containing protein gives rise to the protein MLDQIFNSPFDVGLEAPVVLLILIALEAVLSADNAIALAAIAAGLEDPKLQRNALNLGLVGAYILRITLILTATWVVQFWQFELLGAAYLLWLVFEHFTSEEDDEHQHHGPRFTSLWQAIPIIAVTDLAFSLDSVTTAIAISDKTWLVIIGGTIGVITLRFMAGLFIRWLKEYLYLEDAGYITVGFVGLRLLVRAIKPELVPPEWLMIAAIALVFMWGFSKRTEVELPTEDQKVELPTENEFKDAEEVTEVR
- the ndk gene encoding nucleoside-diphosphate kinase, with the translated sequence MERTFLMIKPDGVQRNLVGEIIRRFEAKGFTLVGLKLMSVSKELAEKHYDVHKERPFFPGLVEFIISGPVVAMVWEGNGVIASARKIIGATNPLNAEPGTIRGDYGVTVGRNLIHGSDAPETAQHEIGLWFKEEELANWQPTLTPWLYE
- a CDS encoding type IV pilin-like G/H family protein, which gives rise to MSHLVSNRVTGSRRVHPLQRFWVPRPFMAQGLLVVLLGTLGTPVSVQSQVALRVAQTQEAPKTNPVTQQLRGQWQTKDPTTGKLITFVFAPDGNLFTVLPAPDGSSVAIKFAYKINPTTQPMQLDMIVSPEQVVKTIFELTPEGKLHLELEGLSAGEPRPNQFSSKSTLFEKVSDVATVPKDVQVIALETEKSNASQSVVKQFLTILSQAQQAYYLKNGKFAADIEELKIVTNLETQDYRYQIVPQKDNKQSVMMTAIAKKAELPSYTSAVFATKADGKMTTTAQICETEKPSTSPPAMPVPPTSGSLNIQCPTGSRVLR
- a CDS encoding DUF4126 domain-containing protein — its product is MIELLAALSASASAGMRIALPLLLIGLLQSDNLWYHIPLLSRIHPSVLVGILTSWALFELFASKKLLGQRVLQISQLILSPLVGALMGITVAQLAAAPEPFVWIVGIVGSLLAFVLQLVQVGWFFRLRGLPLWVVFIQDVLCIALVIFAFDSPQSGGVIALLLLLLAIRSSNQWHKWYVKGRRSHKQNRPQHELRD
- a CDS encoding Glu/Leu/Phe/Val dehydrogenase encodes the protein MSDSLFSDASKRLEKALKYVSLSEDVTESLKRPKSSLSVSIPVRMDNGSLKVFQGYRVRYDDTRGPAKGGVRYHPNVSLDEVQSLAFWMTFKCAVLNLPFGGGKGGITVDPKALSKFELERLTRGYIDAIADFIGPNVDIPAPDVYTNAMIMGWMMDQYSIIRRQITPAVVTGKPLTMGGSLGRDSATATGAFFVIESMLPKFEKVPQETTVAIQGFGNAGGILAELLYKAGYKVVAVSDSQGGIYSKQGLDIPHIREHKASGNGIKSVYCKSSVCNLEDHELLTNEELLALDVDVLIPSALENQIHEGNVNDIKAKFIFEAANGPTTSAADQVLEDKGIYVFPDILVNAGGVTVSYFEWVQNRSGLYWTLDEVNQRMKQKMVEETQQIWSISQEFGISMRTAAYVHALNRLGEARTAKGTRDYYVNGRKS
- the psaM gene encoding photosystem I reaction center subunit XII encodes the protein MALSDTQVYVALVVALIPGILAFRLATELYK